The following are from one region of the Gossypium hirsutum isolate 1008001.06 chromosome D03, Gossypium_hirsutum_v2.1, whole genome shotgun sequence genome:
- the LOC121215458 gene encoding uncharacterized protein: MSFTLVYLVFSLYLCFLSYVHSLHSFSNGSLDTFLQDFAFRALVTRHRPHTGALYKANLPVNLSGMGVSIARIRSRTLWKKGANFSCSRIPSRTFLVPHVRRVAIVYETLGNWSSYYYRVQGYSMIAPVIGFMVFDASNARAKSLKSINLDTMGKPISIHFPNLKYPDSARCAAFNSNGTVDFSPIMSSNVCYTSNQGHFSVLVPLKREKRPWYPWVIGVVLGFGMLVLSGYFGLVLLKVLKTKRVQAMERQADEGEILDSRWVNCSKMPSATVTRTQPVLENGVFPQ; this comes from the coding sequence ATGAGCTTCACACTCGTTTATTTGGTTTTCAGTTTGTACTTATGTTTTCTTTCATATGTTCATAGCTTACACAGCTTTTCCAATGGTTCCTTGGATACATTTCTTCAGGATTTTGCTTTCAGAGCATTGGTTACTAGGCACAGACCTCATACTGGAGCTTTATACAAAGCTAATCTTCCGGTTAATCTGTCAGGCATGGGCGTTTCCATTGCGCGAATCCGAAGCCGGACGTTGTGGAAGAAAGGGGCTAATTTTAGTTGTTCTCGTATCCCATCACGGACCTTTCTGGTTCCTCACGTCCGAAGGGTCGCGATAGTCTACGAGACCCTTGGCAACTGGTCTTCATACTACTACAGAGTTCAAGGTTACTCAATGATTGCTCCCGTCATCGGTTTTATGGTTTTCGATGCGTCGAATGCTAGAGCCAAAAGCTTAAAAAGTATCAACCTTGACACAATGGGGAAGCCTATATCAATCCATTTTCCCAACCTGAAATACCCTGATTCAGCAAGATGTGCAGCTTTCAACAGTAATGGGACAGTTGATTTCAGTCCCATAATGTCTTCCAATGTGTGTTACACTTCAAACCAAGGCCATTTTTCTGTTCTTGTTCCACTAAAGAGGGAAAAAAGGCCATGGTATCCATGGGTGATAGGTGTTGTGCTTGGATTTGGTATGCTGGTTTTGTCAGGTTACTTTGGTTTGGTATTACTTAAGGTTTTGAAGACCAAAAGGGTTCAAGCAATGGAAAGACAAGCTGATGAAGGTGAAATTCTTGATAGCAGATGGGTGAATTGCAGTAAAATGCCATCTGCAACAGTAACAAGAACTCAACCTGTCCTTGAGAATGGTGTGTTCCCACAGTAA